GAACACCAGTAGGTGGGTCAACAATCCGTAGTGGCGACCTCTGTTCGTCTCTCCGACTGCGGTGGTCGTCCACCAACTGTTTGTTCGCGTTCTATACGCGGAGACATGGGTGTCGTCCGAGTAGCTTTATACCACTCGGACAAAACGGGGAGATATGATCGATTCACTTCTGGATCCACCCATATGGAGCGGAATCGTTGGGGCGCTCCTCGGTGTCGGGTTCTGGATCGTCGGTCCTGTGATCGCCTACCTCGTCTGGGAGCGCTACCGCGGTAGCGGACAGGAATAATTATATGCACACGTGCCATTGAAATTCGTAGACAAGGATGGCTTCCGACTCCCTCAAGCTGTATACCGGCATTTACATCGCGTTGCTCGCGCTCGCGGCGTCGAAGTATATCTTCTTCAACATTCCCTTTTTCGGCTACTGGGACGCCTTCGCCGCGACGATGATCGCCGCGTCGCTAAAGACTGCACTGATCGTCGGCTACTTCCAGCATCTCCGCTCGGAGAACCGGTCGCTGACATGGCTCATGGCCCTGAGCCTCGCCCTCGTTCTGTTGCTCATGGCGGCGGCGAGCTACTCGGTCACCTAACGGATCGGCACCAATTTGGGATCTTTTTTGCCGCATCTGAGCCATCGGATCTGGCGTCACTCCTACCCTAGCGCGTGCTCCCACTAGTGATCTCTCGTTGTCACAGCACCACTATACTATCGCCGAGCCGCCCGCAAGGGCTCGTTCTGCATACAGCGTGCGTTCCGATGTTCGCCGTTCGTGGATAAAACGACGGTTTCAGGCGTCGTCAGAGGTTTCGCCGCCGCCGAAGTCGCTCCAGACGACGAGGAAGATCGCGCCGATAAAGAGTCCGCCGACGAGTGCGGGACCCGCCGATCCGCCGCCTTCTAGCAGTGCGATAGTCACGTACGGGAGCCCGATGGCGGCACCGAACGCGATGACGAGCGCCGTCTTCATGTTCATACTTGTGTCTGTTCGTCCGCGACCATAGGTCTTTCCCGAGCGGACCGGCATCGCGTTTCGATCACCACCGACGACATTCCTTTTGTGTACCCACCCGATCGGTGCGTATGCAGATCGAACCGTTCCGACTCGAACGCTGGCTCGCGGAGGTCGAAGTCGACGCGGACGTGATGCTTGCCGAGAGCGGCGTT
The DNA window shown above is from Natronomonas salsuginis and carries:
- a CDS encoding cytochrome C oxidase subunit IV family protein, with translation MASDSLKLYTGIYIALLALAASKYIFFNIPFFGYWDAFAATMIAASLKTALIVGYFQHLRSENRSLTWLMALSLALVLLLMAAASYSVT